A single genomic interval of Bradyrhizobium japonicum USDA 6 harbors:
- the rpsA gene encoding 30S ribosomal protein S1, which produces MASTSADTYSPSRDDFAAMLDESFAGGNLQESSVVKGKVVAIEKDMAVIDVGLKTEGRVALREFSGPGRDSEIKVGDEVEVFLDRIENALGEAVLSRDKARREESWGKLEKAFQNNEKVNGVIFNQVKGGFTVDLDGAVAFLPRSQVDIRPIRDVAPLMNNSQPFQILKMDRRRGNIVVSRRTVLEETRAEQRQELVQNLEEGQVIDGVVKNITDYGAFVDLGGIDGLLHVTDIAWRRVNHPTEVLSIGQTVKVKIIKINHETHRISLGMKQLLDDPWQGIEAKYPLGARFTGRVTNITDYGAFVELEPGIEGLIHVSEMSWTKKNMHPGKIVSTSQEVEVQVLEVDSVKRRISLGLKQTMRNPWEVFVEGHPTGSVVEGEVKNKTEFGLFLGLEGDVDGMVHLSDLDWKLPGEQVIDNYKKGDVVKAVVLDVDVEKERISLGIKQLEGDPFAEPGDVKKGAVVTCEVLEVKESGIEVKITGTDFSTFIKRSELARDRNDQRAERFAVGEKVDARVIQFDKKARKVQVSIKALEVAEEKEAIAQYGSSDSGATLGDILGTALKNRDK; this is translated from the coding sequence ATGGCTTCGACTTCTGCTGATACCTATAGCCCGTCGCGTGACGATTTCGCCGCGATGCTCGACGAGTCCTTCGCGGGTGGCAACCTGCAGGAAAGCTCAGTCGTCAAGGGCAAGGTGGTTGCAATTGAAAAAGACATGGCCGTCATCGACGTCGGCCTGAAGACCGAGGGCCGCGTCGCCCTGCGCGAATTTTCCGGCCCCGGCCGTGACAGCGAGATCAAGGTCGGCGACGAGGTCGAAGTGTTCCTCGATCGCATCGAGAACGCCCTCGGCGAAGCCGTGCTGTCGCGCGACAAGGCGCGCCGCGAGGAGAGCTGGGGCAAGCTCGAGAAGGCCTTCCAGAACAACGAGAAGGTCAACGGCGTCATCTTCAACCAGGTCAAGGGCGGCTTCACCGTCGACCTCGACGGTGCCGTGGCCTTCCTGCCGCGCTCGCAGGTCGACATCCGCCCGATCCGCGACGTTGCGCCGCTGATGAACAACTCGCAGCCGTTCCAGATCCTCAAGATGGATCGCCGCCGCGGCAACATCGTCGTCTCCCGCCGCACGGTGCTGGAAGAGACCCGCGCCGAGCAGCGTCAGGAGCTGGTGCAGAACCTCGAAGAGGGTCAGGTCATCGACGGCGTGGTCAAGAACATCACCGATTACGGTGCGTTCGTTGATCTCGGCGGTATCGACGGTCTGCTGCACGTCACCGACATCGCGTGGCGCCGCGTCAACCATCCGACCGAGGTGCTCTCGATCGGCCAGACCGTGAAGGTCAAGATCATCAAGATCAACCACGAGACGCACCGCATCTCGCTGGGCATGAAGCAGCTGCTGGACGATCCGTGGCAGGGCATCGAAGCCAAGTACCCGCTGGGTGCCCGCTTCACCGGCCGCGTCACCAACATCACCGACTACGGTGCGTTCGTCGAGCTCGAGCCGGGCATCGAAGGCCTGATCCACGTCTCCGAGATGTCGTGGACCAAGAAGAACATGCACCCCGGCAAGATCGTTTCGACCTCGCAGGAAGTCGAAGTGCAGGTGCTGGAAGTCGATTCCGTCAAGCGCCGCATCTCGCTCGGCCTCAAGCAGACCATGCGCAACCCCTGGGAGGTCTTCGTCGAAGGTCACCCGACCGGTTCGGTGGTCGAGGGCGAGGTCAAGAACAAGACCGAGTTCGGTCTGTTCCTGGGCCTCGAGGGCGACGTCGACGGCATGGTCCATCTCTCCGACCTCGACTGGAAGCTTCCGGGCGAGCAGGTGATCGACAACTACAAGAAGGGCGACGTGGTGAAAGCCGTGGTGCTCGATGTGGACGTCGAGAAGGAGCGCATCTCGCTCGGCATCAAGCAGCTCGAAGGCGACCCCTTCGCCGAGCCGGGCGATGTCAAGAAGGGCGCGGTCGTGACCTGCGAAGTGCTCGAAGTGAAGGAAAGCGGCATCGAGGTGAAGATCACCGGTACCGACTTCTCGACCTTCATCAAGCGTTCGGAGCTCGCCCGTGACCGCAACGACCAGCGCGCCGAGCGCTTCGCCGTCGGCGAGAAGGTCGATGCCCGCGTGATCCAGTTCGACAAGAAGGCCCGCAAGGTCCAGGTGTCGATCAAGGCGCTCGAAGTCGCCGAAGAGAAGGAAGCCATCGCGCAGTACGGCTCCTCCGATTCGGGGGCGACGCTCGGTGACATCCTCGGCACCGCGCTCAAGAACCGCGACAAGTAA
- the sppA gene encoding signal peptide peptidase SppA encodes MSLDSDIIVDRRRIRRKLTFWRVMAALIAIAAIAGFALIATPGARGTFASAGSIARVQIDGLIRSDSDRTQALERLENSQAAAVIVHINSPGGTTAGSEQLYDSLVRLKAKKPLVVVVEGLAASGGYITAIASDHIIAQQSSLVGSIGVLFQFPNVTELLKTVGVKVEEVKSSPLKAAPNGFEPTSPEARAALDALVKDSYAWFKGLVKERRGMDDTQLEKVADGRVFTGRQAIDLKLIDQLGDEKTAVTWLVEQKGVKKGLTVRDYKLQPRFGDLPFLKTAAVVTLEALGLGSIAHQIGQTGVAQAVDRLGMDGMLALWQPAASN; translated from the coding sequence ATGTCGCTCGATTCGGACATCATCGTCGATCGCCGCAGGATTCGTCGCAAGCTGACGTTCTGGCGCGTGATGGCTGCGCTGATCGCGATCGCGGCGATTGCGGGCTTCGCGCTGATCGCGACACCCGGTGCGCGCGGCACGTTCGCATCCGCCGGTTCGATCGCGCGGGTCCAGATCGATGGCCTGATCCGCAGCGACTCCGATCGCACCCAGGCGCTGGAGCGACTGGAGAACTCGCAGGCCGCCGCCGTCATCGTTCACATCAACTCGCCGGGTGGCACCACCGCCGGCTCCGAGCAGCTTTATGACTCGCTTGTGCGGCTGAAGGCGAAGAAGCCGCTGGTTGTCGTGGTCGAAGGCCTCGCCGCGTCCGGTGGTTACATCACCGCGATCGCGAGCGACCACATCATTGCACAGCAGAGCTCGCTGGTCGGTTCGATCGGCGTGCTGTTCCAGTTTCCCAACGTCACGGAGCTGCTGAAGACCGTCGGTGTGAAGGTCGAGGAGGTCAAATCCTCGCCGCTGAAGGCCGCGCCGAATGGTTTTGAGCCGACCAGCCCCGAGGCCCGCGCCGCGCTCGATGCGCTGGTGAAGGATTCCTATGCCTGGTTCAAGGGATTGGTGAAGGAGCGGCGTGGCATGGATGACACGCAGCTCGAAAAAGTCGCCGATGGCCGCGTCTTCACCGGACGCCAGGCGATCGATCTCAAGCTGATCGATCAGCTCGGCGACGAGAAGACCGCCGTGACCTGGCTGGTCGAGCAGAAGGGCGTCAAGAAGGGCCTCACCGTCCGCGATTACAAGCTCCAGCCCCGCTTCGGCGATCTGCCGTTCCTCAAAACGGCTGCCGTCGTCACGCTGGAAGCGCTTGGTTTAGGCTCGATTGCGCATCAGATCGGGCAAACCGGCGTCGCGCAGGCTGTCGATCGGCTCGGAATGGATGGAATGCTGGCCCTGTGGCAGCCGGCCGCGTCAAATTGA
- a CDS encoding integration host factor subunit beta, with amino-acid sequence MIKSELVQRIAEHNPHLYQRDVENIVNAILEEIVAALARGDRVELRGFGAFSVKHRPARAGRNPRTGAHVPVDQKSVPFFKTGKEMRERLNRDHPDPGAPD; translated from the coding sequence ATGATCAAATCCGAACTTGTTCAGCGTATCGCCGAGCACAACCCGCATCTGTACCAGCGGGATGTCGAGAACATTGTGAATGCGATTCTCGAAGAGATCGTAGCGGCTCTCGCGCGCGGTGATCGCGTCGAGTTGCGCGGCTTCGGTGCCTTCTCGGTCAAGCATCGCCCTGCGCGCGCAGGGCGCAATCCGCGCACCGGCGCCCATGTGCCCGTCGACCAGAAGAGCGTTCCGTTCTTCAAGACCGGCAAGGAAATGCGCGAACGGCTGAACCGCGACCATCCGGATCCAGGCGCGCCAGACTGA
- a CDS encoding lipopolysaccharide assembly protein LapA domain-containing protein codes for MRKFLTALIVIPVGLILVTFAVANRHLVTVSFDPFITNDPSLSVTLPLFLLLILVAALGVLAGGCAVWLGQRHWRRAARRNDADARAARTELADLRAQAAAAKPQPRHLPVPAGVGLYGPIGRDKQRATL; via the coding sequence ATGCGAAAGTTCCTGACCGCGCTGATCGTGATTCCGGTAGGCCTGATCCTGGTGACCTTCGCCGTCGCCAACCGGCATCTCGTCACAGTCTCTTTCGACCCCTTCATTACGAACGACCCGTCATTGTCGGTGACGTTGCCGCTGTTCCTGCTCCTCATCCTGGTGGCGGCCCTCGGGGTCCTCGCGGGAGGCTGCGCGGTCTGGCTCGGCCAGCGGCACTGGCGGCGCGCGGCGCGCCGGAATGATGCGGATGCACGGGCTGCCAGGACAGAATTGGCCGATCTGCGGGCCCAGGCGGCCGCAGCGAAGCCCCAGCCCCGGCACCTCCCCGTTCCCGCCGGGGTTGGCCTTTACGGGCCCATCGGGCGAGACAAGCAGCGCGCGACGTTGTAG
- a CDS encoding phosphoribosylanthranilate isomerase: MSLLVKICGLSTRETLETALDAGADMVGFVFFPPSPRHVSLELGRDLGRQVKRRALKVALTVDADDATLDNIMDALSPDILQLHGKESVARLRDIKQRFGRPVMKAVPVATAADLAVLPGYAEVADRILFDARAPKDATRPGGLGAAFDWHLLENLELKLPYMVSGGLDAHNVAEAVRVTRAGGVDVSSGVESASGVKDPEMIKAFIRAARATQDASQELSVR, encoded by the coding sequence ATGTCCCTGCTCGTCAAAATCTGTGGCCTGTCCACGCGCGAGACGCTCGAAACAGCGCTCGACGCCGGCGCCGACATGGTGGGGTTCGTGTTCTTTCCGCCGTCGCCGCGGCACGTCTCTCTGGAGCTTGGCCGCGACCTCGGCCGCCAGGTGAAGCGGCGCGCGCTCAAGGTCGCGCTCACGGTCGATGCCGACGACGCCACGCTCGACAACATCATGGACGCGCTGTCGCCGGATATCCTTCAGCTCCACGGCAAGGAGAGCGTCGCGCGCCTGCGCGACATCAAGCAGCGGTTCGGCCGCCCGGTGATGAAAGCGGTGCCGGTCGCAACCGCCGCCGATCTCGCCGTGCTGCCTGGCTACGCCGAGGTTGCCGATCGCATCCTGTTCGACGCGCGTGCGCCGAAGGATGCGACACGTCCAGGCGGCCTCGGCGCGGCCTTCGATTGGCATCTGCTCGAAAACCTGGAACTCAAGCTGCCGTATATGGTCTCGGGCGGACTTGATGCCCACAACGTCGCCGAGGCTGTTCGGGTCACGCGCGCCGGCGGCGTCGACGTCTCCTCCGGTGTCGAGAGCGCCTCCGGCGTCAAGGATCCCGAGATGATCAAGGCCTTCATTCGCGCCGCGCGCGCCACCCAAGATGCAAGTCAAGAGTTGAGCGTTCGATGA
- the trpB gene encoding tryptophan synthase subunit beta, translating to MNIAKPNSYRSGPDERGHFGIFGGRFVAETLMPLILDLEKAYTAAKADPAFQAEMNGYLKNYVGRPSPLYFAERLTEHLGGAKIYLKREELNHTGSHKVNNVLGQIMLARRMGKKRIIAETGAGQHGVATATLCARFGLECVVYMGAVDVERQQPNVIRMEMLGATVVPVQSGTRTLKDAMNEALRDWVTNVHNTFYCIGTVAGPHPYPTLVRDFQSIIGNETKTQMQEVEGRLPDSLVACIGGGSNAMGLFHPFLDDPSVEIFGVEAAGHGLTQLHAASIAGGRPGVLHGNRTYLLMDADGQIQDAHSISAGLDYPGIGPEHSWLHEIGRVNYLSATDDEALAAFQLLSRLEGIIPALEPAHAIAKVMELAPKRPRDHLMVVNLSGRGDKDVPQVGDILRGKNK from the coding sequence ATGAACATCGCCAAACCAAATTCCTACCGCAGCGGTCCCGACGAGCGCGGGCACTTCGGCATTTTCGGCGGCCGCTTCGTCGCCGAAACCCTGATGCCGCTGATCCTCGATCTCGAGAAGGCCTACACGGCGGCCAAGGCCGATCCGGCGTTCCAGGCCGAGATGAACGGCTATCTCAAGAACTATGTCGGCCGGCCTTCGCCGCTCTATTTCGCCGAGCGCCTCACCGAGCATCTCGGCGGCGCCAAGATTTACCTCAAGCGCGAAGAGCTCAACCACACCGGTTCGCACAAGGTGAACAATGTGCTCGGCCAGATCATGCTGGCGCGGCGCATGGGCAAGAAGCGCATCATCGCCGAGACCGGTGCCGGCCAGCACGGCGTCGCCACCGCAACGCTGTGCGCGCGCTTCGGCCTCGAATGCGTGGTCTATATGGGCGCCGTCGACGTCGAGCGGCAGCAGCCCAATGTCATCCGCATGGAGATGCTGGGCGCGACGGTGGTCCCGGTGCAGTCGGGCACGCGCACGCTGAAGGACGCCATGAACGAGGCGCTGCGCGACTGGGTCACCAACGTGCACAACACGTTCTATTGCATCGGCACGGTGGCGGGCCCCCATCCCTATCCGACGCTGGTGCGCGACTTCCAGTCGATCATCGGCAACGAGACCAAGACGCAGATGCAGGAGGTCGAGGGCCGCCTGCCGGATTCGCTGGTCGCCTGCATCGGCGGCGGCTCGAACGCGATGGGCCTGTTTCATCCGTTCCTCGACGATCCCTCCGTCGAAATCTTCGGCGTCGAAGCCGCCGGCCATGGGCTCACGCAATTGCATGCGGCCTCGATCGCGGGCGGCCGTCCCGGCGTGCTGCACGGTAACCGCACTTATCTCTTGATGGATGCGGACGGCCAGATCCAGGACGCGCATTCGATCTCCGCCGGCCTTGACTATCCCGGCATCGGCCCCGAGCATTCCTGGCTGCACGAGATCGGCCGCGTCAACTATCTCTCCGCGACCGATGACGAGGCGCTTGCGGCATTCCAATTGCTGTCGCGGCTCGAAGGCATCATCCCCGCGCTCGAGCCCGCGCATGCCATCGCCAAGGTGATGGAGCTCGCGCCGAAGCGGCCGAGAGATCACCTGATGGTCGTCAATCTCTCCGGCCGCGGCGACAAGGACGTCCCGCAGGTCGGCGACATCCTGAGGGGCAAGAACAAGTGA
- the trpA gene encoding tryptophan synthase subunit alpha, with translation MTTRIDTRFAELKKAGRSAFVTYVMAGDPDLATSLDIVKALPKAGADVIELGIPFTDPMADGPSIQAAGLRALKNGMTLKKTLELVRDFRKDDNVTPLVLMGYYNPIYIYGVDKFLADAKTAGVDGLIIVDLPPEEDDELCIPALKAGLNFIRLATPTTDDKRLPAVLANTSGFVYYVSIAGITGAAAADANAVGEAVARIKRHTKLPICVGFGIRTPESARAIAEKADGSVVGTALVDALKNSLDAEGRATAKTVNAVAELTAALAQGVKGAKAAAE, from the coding sequence GTGACCACGCGTATCGACACCCGTTTCGCCGAGCTGAAGAAAGCGGGCCGCTCGGCCTTCGTCACCTATGTGATGGCCGGCGATCCCGATCTCGCGACGTCGCTCGATATCGTCAAGGCGCTGCCCAAGGCAGGCGCCGACGTCATCGAACTCGGCATTCCCTTCACCGATCCGATGGCGGATGGTCCCTCGATTCAGGCTGCAGGTCTGCGCGCGCTCAAGAACGGCATGACCTTGAAGAAGACGCTGGAACTGGTGCGCGACTTCCGCAAGGACGACAACGTCACGCCGCTGGTGCTGATGGGCTATTACAATCCGATCTACATTTACGGCGTCGACAAGTTTTTGGCCGATGCCAAGACGGCCGGCGTTGACGGCCTGATCATCGTCGATTTGCCGCCGGAGGAAGACGACGAGCTCTGCATTCCCGCGCTGAAGGCGGGCCTGAACTTCATTCGCCTCGCGACCCCGACCACCGACGACAAGCGCCTGCCCGCGGTGCTCGCGAACACATCAGGCTTTGTCTATTACGTCTCTATCGCCGGCATCACCGGTGCCGCGGCGGCGGACGCGAATGCCGTCGGTGAAGCTGTCGCTCGCATCAAGCGGCATACCAAGCTGCCGATCTGCGTTGGTTTTGGCATCCGCACGCCGGAGTCGGCGCGCGCCATTGCCGAGAAAGCCGATGGTTCGGTGGTCGGCACGGCACTGGTCGATGCACTCAAGAACAGCCTCGATGCCGAGGGTCGCGCAACCGCCAAAACCGTTAACGCCGTTGCCGAATTGACGGCGGCCCTGGCCCAGGGTGTCAAGGGCGCGAAAGCTGCGGCCGAATAG
- the accD gene encoding acetyl-CoA carboxylase, carboxyltransferase subunit beta, protein MNWLTNVVRPKIRNMLRRETPENLWIKCPDSGQLVFYKDVEANQFVIPGSNYHMRMGAVARLKSIFDNETWYDVALPDVTPDPLKFRDEKKYADRIKDARARTNLNDAIKVGYGKLEGAAVVVAVQDFDFMGGSLGMAAGEAIVRGLELAVEKKSPFIVFAASGGARMQEGILSLMQMPRTTVAVQMLREAKQPYIVVLTNPTTGGVTASYAMLGDVQIAEPGALIGFAGARVIEQTIREKLPEGFQRAEYLKDHGMVDMVVHRHELRPTLARLCRLLTKAPAQEGASKSVQPVVSPAQIVSAAETAPAAPHA, encoded by the coding sequence ATGAACTGGCTTACCAATGTGGTCCGGCCGAAGATCCGCAACATGCTGCGGCGGGAGACGCCGGAGAATCTGTGGATCAAGTGCCCGGATTCCGGACAGCTCGTGTTCTACAAGGACGTCGAGGCCAACCAGTTCGTCATCCCCGGCTCGAACTACCACATGCGCATGGGTGCGGTGGCGCGTCTGAAGTCGATCTTCGACAACGAGACCTGGTACGACGTCGCGCTGCCCGACGTCACGCCCGATCCGCTCAAGTTCCGTGACGAGAAAAAATACGCCGACCGCATCAAGGATGCCCGCGCGCGCACCAATCTGAACGACGCGATCAAGGTCGGCTACGGCAAGCTCGAAGGCGCCGCCGTCGTCGTCGCCGTGCAGGATTTCGATTTCATGGGCGGCTCGCTCGGCATGGCCGCGGGCGAAGCCATCGTGCGTGGGCTGGAGCTCGCGGTCGAGAAGAAGTCGCCGTTCATCGTGTTCGCCGCGAGCGGCGGCGCGCGCATGCAGGAAGGCATCCTGTCGCTGATGCAGATGCCGCGCACCACGGTCGCGGTGCAGATGCTGCGCGAGGCGAAACAGCCCTACATCGTCGTGCTGACCAATCCGACCACCGGCGGCGTCACCGCGTCCTATGCGATGCTGGGTGACGTCCAGATCGCCGAGCCCGGCGCGCTGATCGGCTTCGCCGGCGCGCGCGTGATCGAGCAGACCATCCGCGAGAAATTGCCGGAAGGCTTCCAGCGTGCCGAATATCTGAAGGATCACGGCATGGTCGACATGGTCGTGCATCGTCACGAACTGCGCCCGACCCTGGCGCGGCTCTGCCGCCTGCTGACCAAGGCGCCGGCGCAGGAAGGCGCATCGAAATCGGTGCAGCCGGTGGTCAGTCCGGCGCAGATCGTCTCGGCCGCCGAGACGGCGCCGGCCGCGCCGCACGCGTGA
- a CDS encoding bifunctional folylpolyglutamate synthase/dihydrofolate synthase, which produces MNASSDSAKPPLGELIGRLSALHQKRIDLGLERMHRLLERLGHPESKLPPVIHIAGTNGKGSTLAYLRATLEAAGLRVHAYTSPYLVRINECFRLGRVGGGVLVGDDELRAALEEVERVNAGEAATVFELKTAAALHLFAQNPADVVLLEVGLGGRLDSTNVIDAPAACVITPISMDHMDFLGDTLTSIAGEKAAIIKRGVPVICAEQTGEAMAVIEAQAKRVRAPLFAAGESWHVNVEHGRLVYSDDRGLMDLTAPRLFGRHQFDNAGLAIATLRAIPTFKVNQAAFEAGIVGAEWPARMQRITAGELLGWGPQGSEIWLDGGHNAEGGRVAAAALGDLEERVSRPLVVIAGMMANKDAQGFLANFAGLTRHIIAVPIPDTENAMPVDRLADAARSLGMRVETAPGIEAALRGLAKLAYEVPPRILITGSLYLAGHVLGINGTPPA; this is translated from the coding sequence GTGAACGCCTCCTCTGACAGCGCAAAGCCGCCGCTCGGCGAATTGATCGGGCGGCTGTCGGCCCTGCATCAGAAGCGCATCGATCTCGGGCTGGAGCGGATGCACCGTCTGCTCGAGCGGCTCGGCCATCCTGAAAGCAAACTACCGCCGGTGATCCACATCGCCGGCACCAACGGCAAGGGCTCGACGCTCGCTTATCTGCGCGCGACGCTGGAGGCCGCCGGCCTGCGGGTCCATGCCTACACCTCGCCCTATCTCGTCCGCATCAACGAATGCTTCCGGCTCGGCCGCGTCGGCGGCGGGGTGCTCGTCGGCGACGACGAATTGCGCGCGGCGCTGGAGGAGGTCGAGCGGGTCAATGCCGGTGAAGCCGCGACCGTGTTCGAGCTGAAGACCGCCGCGGCGCTTCATCTGTTCGCGCAGAACCCCGCCGATGTCGTGCTGCTTGAGGTCGGCCTCGGCGGCCGGCTCGATTCGACCAATGTGATCGATGCGCCGGCGGCGTGCGTGATCACACCGATCAGCATGGATCATATGGATTTCCTCGGCGATACGCTGACCTCCATCGCCGGCGAGAAGGCGGCGATCATCAAGCGCGGCGTGCCCGTGATTTGCGCCGAGCAGACGGGCGAGGCGATGGCCGTGATCGAGGCGCAGGCCAAACGCGTGCGCGCGCCGCTGTTTGCCGCGGGCGAGAGCTGGCACGTCAATGTCGAGCACGGGCGTCTGGTCTATTCCGATGACCGCGGCCTGATGGATCTCACGGCACCGCGGCTGTTCGGCCGCCACCAGTTCGACAATGCGGGGCTCGCGATCGCAACGCTGCGCGCGATTCCGACTTTCAAGGTCAACCAGGCGGCCTTCGAGGCGGGTATCGTCGGCGCCGAATGGCCCGCGCGGATGCAGCGCATCACCGCAGGCGAACTTCTCGGCTGGGGACCGCAGGGCTCGGAGATCTGGCTCGACGGCGGCCACAATGCCGAAGGCGGGCGCGTCGCGGCAGCCGCGCTCGGCGATCTCGAAGAGCGGGTGTCGCGTCCGCTTGTCGTGATCGCGGGCATGATGGCCAACAAGGACGCGCAAGGTTTTCTCGCCAATTTCGCCGGCCTGACCCGTCACATCATCGCGGTGCCGATCCCCGACACAGAGAATGCAATGCCGGTCGACCGCCTCGCGGATGCCGCGCGCAGCCTCGGCATGCGCGTCGAGACCGCGCCCGGCATCGAAGCCGCGCTGCGCGGCCTGGCGAAGCTCGCCTACGAGGTGCCGCCGCGCATCCTGATCACGGGCTCGCTTTATCTTGCTGGCCATGTGCTGGGCATCAACGGCACGCCTCCTGCATAG
- a CDS encoding metallophosphoesterase family protein — MRFAAIADVHGNHLALEAVLADIRAQGIADIVNLGDMLSGPLDARRTIEILMQLDAVHVLGNHDRYLLDRPPEKMGSWDRPAHAALNAEQIDWLRAQPMTRVFREQVFLCHATPDDDEVYWLDTVHPDGSVALSPLDRIEQFAQGVTQSLILCAHTHLARAVRLRDGRLIVNPGSVGSPGYRDVHPFPHVVEAGTPHARYAILELVGSAWQVTFRHVAYDHEAMAALARHNGQPELANALATGWIK, encoded by the coding sequence ATGCGATTCGCCGCGATTGCCGACGTCCACGGAAACCATCTCGCGCTGGAGGCGGTGCTCGCCGACATCCGTGCGCAGGGCATTGCCGATATCGTCAATCTCGGCGACATGCTGAGCGGCCCGCTCGATGCGCGACGAACCATCGAGATCCTGATGCAGCTCGACGCCGTGCACGTGCTCGGCAATCACGACCGCTACCTGCTCGACCGCCCGCCGGAAAAGATGGGCTCATGGGACCGTCCGGCCCATGCAGCGCTCAACGCCGAGCAAATCGACTGGCTGCGCGCGCAGCCGATGACGCGGGTGTTTCGCGAGCAGGTTTTCCTCTGCCATGCGACGCCTGATGACGACGAGGTCTATTGGCTCGATACCGTGCATCCCGACGGCTCGGTGGCGCTCTCGCCGCTCGACCGCATCGAGCAGTTCGCGCAAGGCGTCACGCAGTCGCTGATCCTCTGCGCCCACACCCATCTCGCCCGCGCGGTGCGGCTGCGCGACGGCCGGCTGATCGTCAATCCCGGCAGCGTCGGCAGCCCCGGCTATCGCGACGTGCATCCATTCCCGCATGTCGTCGAAGCCGGCACGCCGCACGCGCGCTACGCGATTCTCGAGCTGGTCGGGAGTGCATGGCAGGTGACGTTCCGGCACGTCGCATATGACCACGAGGCGATGGCCGCGCTCGCACGCCACAATGGCCAGCCCGAGCTGGCGAACGCGTTGGCGACGGGCTGGATCAAGTAG
- the trxA gene encoding thioredoxin — MAVSKVSDADFEAEVLKANGPVVVDFWAEWCGPCRMIAPALDEIAGAMGDKVKIVKLNVDESPKTASKYGVMSIPTLMIFKGGEMASRQVGAAPKAKLQQWITSAV; from the coding sequence ATGGCCGTTAGCAAGGTTTCCGACGCCGATTTCGAAGCCGAAGTGCTCAAGGCGAACGGCCCCGTGGTCGTCGATTTCTGGGCCGAATGGTGCGGCCCCTGCCGCATGATCGCACCCGCACTCGACGAGATCGCCGGCGCGATGGGCGACAAGGTCAAGATCGTGAAGCTCAACGTCGACGAGAGCCCGAAGACCGCGTCGAAATACGGCGTGATGTCGATCCCGACGCTGATGATCTTCAAGGGCGGCGAGATGGCCTCCCGCCAGGTCGGCGCAGCGCCGAAGGCGAAGCTTCAGCAGTGGATCACGTCGGCGGTCTGA